The sequence below is a genomic window from Candidatus Bathyarchaeota archaeon.
ATCTAACACAGCTTTCTCGTAATGCGACACAGAAATGCCTCCGTACACTCGAGTTTCCAAGCTGGAACCTTTGCAGTCTATTGGCAGCCGACTTTACTCTTAAGTGTTGTGCAAACAAAGGTGAACAAAAATGCCTCAAAAAGAAAAACGCAAAATCGTCAGGATCGGCAAAACCAGCATGGGCATAATTCTGCCTAAGGCATGGCTGCGATACTTTGCCCTAAACGCAGGCGACCAAGTGGAAGTCGTCAGCAACGGTAGCGTCAAGGTGAAACCGTTAACCAAAAACAGGCAGGCGGAGGAGGAGACGTGAACAAGCAGGTCGAATTTTTAGTCAAGCTCCGCGACGCCTCACTCATGATAGCTGAAGCCGCGAACGAGTATATAGACGCTTTAGCTCCGCCGGAAGTAAAAGAAGCCCAAAAGGCAACCGCAGCAGTTCAAGAAACCACATTTACCATCTTAAAG
It includes:
- a CDS encoding AbrB/MazE/SpoVT family DNA-binding domain-containing protein yields the protein MPQKEKRKIVRIGKTSMGIILPKAWLRYFALNAGDQVEVVSNGSVKVKPLTKNRQAEEET